The window GGCCGGCAACCAATTGCCCCTTGCGGATCATATCGATCAACCGCTGGGCAACCAGTTCCGACACAGAGCGGGATTTGATGGCTTCGAACTTCACTTGTCTCTTTTCGCTTATCGCTTTTTTCTATTATGGCGGGGTCGTTGGTTTGAAATAAACCGCTTAAACGGCGCATTTCAAGATTCGCGTTTAATGGTAAGACCACTGAAGATGTCTGGCAACTATCGGAAACCCTAGATCGAATAAAAAAGCCGCCCCGGTGTTCAGGACGGCCAGTGACTGGTGAGGTTGAAGGAGAGTTGGCGGTGGTGTCGGATGGAAAGCAGATATATAACCGTATCGATTTTCGCATACAGTAGCAAATAGTTCTCAAGCACATACTCACGCAACTGATCACCTTCATTGGCAATGGAATTAAACTGCGCGTTCAGGTTTTCAATACCATTAGACACTTCGACTGAATGTGCCGGTCTGGCGAGGAAAACGCGACCCATATGAGGAAAGCGCTCGAGATTCGGAATGACGGTGTCTGACAATTCATTTAGAAGCGCATCAAATGCCGTGTATGCTTCAGTGTCCCACAGAAAGGCCTCAATGCGGTCGAGATCGCGTTCGAAATGGGCTGTCAGCCTGACGGTATAACGGACAGCTTCAGCCATATGCACCGATCAGCCCGCCGCTCCGGCACGACGGCGTTTGATGGCGGCCAGAGTAGGCTGAGCATCTTTCACGTTGCCGGCAGCCACATCCTCCAGCCCTTTGCTGGCACCATCAATAAGCAGCAAATGAATGCGCTCGCGCTCCAGTTGATGATAGTAATCCAGCCTCTGGGCATCAATGATAGCAACGTAGCTTTCGCCATTTTTAGTAATAATTTTCTCGGCGCCCGCTTTGACCTGATCAGCCAGCTCAGACAGGTTTGCCCTGGCCTGAGATAGAGAGATGACATCGCTGGAAGTGATTCCCATGGTATTGCTCCCGTTATACACCGATTTGCAAAAATAACGCTTTGTACAGAATAACGTACATTATACAAATAAAGTAAAAGACGGGAAATTGGGAAATTCCGGCGTGTGGAAAACTCTAGGCCTCGTCCAGCTCCGCCAGCCTGACCCTGTCGGGATAGCCTTCAGTATCACCCGCAACCTGCACCGCGCATGCCCCGATAATCGTGGCGCGGCGCACGCTGGCCTGCCAGTCAAGCCCGTCGAGCCGGCCGCTGATGAGTCCGGCGGCAAACCCGTCTCCGGCGCCAACGGTATCCACGACGCGTTCCACCGGATAACCGGGCACCAGGAACGAACTGTCCCCGACCTGCGCGAAGGCGCCGCGGGCACCCAGCTTGACCACCACAGCCTGCGCGCCCAGCCCCTGATAAAACGCAGCGATTCCCTCTTCAGTATCGGCGCCGGTAAGGATATGCCCCTCTTCCAGTCCTGGCAGCACCCAGTCGGCCAGGGTGGCCAGCTCATTCAGCCGCGTCCGCATCAGGTCGGCAGAGCCCCACAGGGCCGGGCGCAGGTTGGGATCAAAGGACACGGTCCCGCCGGCGCGGCGCATATGCTGCATGGCGGCAACCGTCAGTGCGAAGGTACCGGCATTAAGCGCGGGAAAAATACCGGTCACATGCAAATGCCGGGCCTGGCTCAGCCACTCCACATCCATATCGTCTGCCGTCATGGCGCTGGCGGCGGAGCCCGAGCGATAGTATTCAATCGGCGGATCGCCCTCGGTCACTTTGCCCTTGAGCATAAAGCCGGTGCGTTCACGCGGCACCATCTGAACCCGTGAGCAATCAATGCCTTCCTGCTGCATCACATTTTTCAGATAGCGCCCCATGGTGTCGTCACCCAGCCGGCTGGCCCAGGAAACATTGGCGCCCAGGCGTGCCAGTGCGATACCCACATTGGTTTCGGCACCCGCGGTCATTTTATGAAACGTGTTCACCTGTTCCAGCGGCCCCGGCTCGGCGGCCACCAGCAGCACCATCATTTCCCCAAACAGCGCCACATCAAATGTCGCCATGTCTCTGTTCTCCCGTCATTACTTGTATTTCAGAATATGTATGGCCCGGACAGCGCGTGTTGCCGGGCAAACGCATAGCGTTTTGTTTTATTATCCCGCAGGACACCGGCTACGGCCTGAATGCATGAACCTGCGGCCGATTCCGGTATCGGGCGTGGCCTTGCAACGCTTCGGAAGGGCTACAACCGTGACGTCCCGCGCCTGCATGCGCCTTAATGCGCAGGCTGTCTCGCAGCCTGCCAGGCCTGCACAAAGCGGGTTGCGCGCTCACGCGTCACGGCCACTTCTTGTCCGGGTCGGTACAGGTCTGATCCGAGCCCTGCCCCGATACAACCGGCATCCAGATAGCTGGCCAAATTCCCCGGATTGATGCCGCCCACAGCATATAGCGGTACGGTCGCAGGCAGGACAGCCTTGAGCGCCTTGACATAGTCTGGTCCGAATACGCTGGACGGAAACAGCTTGAGCGCCTGGGCGCCAGCCTGCAAGGCAGCAAAGGCCTCGCTGGCCGTAGCGAACCCGGCACAAACCTGGAAACCATAGGTGCTCACGGCCTCGGCAATCAGCGCAGGATTGGTATTGGGTGTGACCATCAGTCTGCCGCCTGCCGCCGACAGTTGTGCCAGATGTTCCGATGTCAGCACGGTGCCGGCCCCGGTCATAAGGTTTGCGCCAAAGGTCTGGCTTACGCGCTGTACGCTGACCTGCCAGTCAGGCGAATTGGTCGGAATTTCAATCGCATCGAAACCGGCGTCATGCAGGGCCTGCACGTGATCGAGCACGTCATCAGGGCCAATGCCACGCAAAATGGCGATCAGCGGCAACTCAGGTGTCCAGGGAGTCATGTATTTTCCTTATTCCATTCAGGATGGCCATATCAGCATCCTGGGTAGTAAACGCGATGCCTGCCAAATGCAGGGCACGATCATAGCGCGGCAAGAGCGGCCCACTGCCTACCAGCGTCACCGCCGTATCGGCCGACACATCGAAACGCTGGCGCATATCACGCACTTCAGAGCCGATCAGCAGCCCCGAGAGATAATCCTCAACCCGGACGGCAGGCAGATGCCCCAAAATATGACGCGCCCGGACACTGAACAGTTCAGCCATGGTATCACTGGCTGCCAACCCGGCCAGCACGCCATTATCAAAGGATTCGGGGTCCGGCGCGGCTGCGGGCAGACCGCGGCACAGCAGGGAGTGGTGACGCAGCACATCAAACAGTTCACCGGTCATGACAGTCGTAAAACTGTCAATGACTTGGTCATGAACACGCGCCCATTTGCTGTGCGTGCCAGGCAGTATAAACAAGGCTGATGGCGTGTCCTGCAGCGCGCCCAGCAACTGCGTTTCCTCGCCGCGCATCACATCTGCACCGTCTGGCCCCGGCACGCACACGCCGGGAATAATACCAGCCTGTGCCGGCCAGCCCGGATCAACCAGCGTCAGGCTCGTGCTCAGCGCATTGAGCGATACAGGACAGTGCAGATAGTTGGCCTGTTGCCAGCCCACATTGCTGCCCGCCATGCCGGCAATATAGATTCTGGAAATATCGGACTGCGCAATCTGCATTTGTTGCAGCAGATCCTGCAGCACGGCAGGGAACGACTGGTTCTGCATCCGCGTAATCCCGAAAGGCGATGCCGCCTTTTTCACGGCAATACCGTCCTCAACCAGCCACAGACGCAAATTGGTGGATCCCCAGTCTGCCGCGAGATAACGCGAAACCATTTTGTCTTTTTCTCCTGTTATGACCACTTGCACGTGGCGTTCTTCTGTTGCCTGCAGGCCTGGCGGATATCGTTTGTATGCAGACACCATGCAGTAGCGGCGATCAGCTTATCACAAATGAACGGAAAACCAGATTACTGCATGCGTTTGCTTCACTGCTGCATCACTTGCACCCGATCGCCTGACACGCCGCGATGATCACATTTGTCATTAGCTGGCCGTGGCCGACCAACTGACGATTTTGCCAGGATTGAAAATGTTGTTGGGATCATAAGCGTGCTTGATGTTGCGCATCAATTGCAGTGCGACCTCGCCATGTTCCGCTTTCAGAAAACCCATTTTATGGATGCCCACGCCGTGCTCCCCGGTGCAGGTGCCATCCATCTGTATGGCGCGCAGCACCAGGCGGCGGTTGATGTCTTCGGCCTGACGCCATTCCTGCTCATTATCGGCATCGATCATCATGACCACATGGAAATTGCCATCGCCCACATGACCCACAATCGACCAGGGGAAGGCCAGGCTTTGCAGATCAGCGGCGGTGTCGGTAACGCAATCGGCCAGGCGAGAAATGGGTACGCATACATCAGTGGTAATGGCACGTCCGCCGGGACGTTGCTGCAGGCAGGCGAAATAGTAATTGTGGCGAGCCGTCCACAGCACGGTGCGCTCCTCCGGCTTTTCGGCCCACTGAAACGCCGTGCCGCCCTGCCCGGCGGTGAGTTCCTGCACGATCACGGCCTGCTCGGCAATACCGGCGGGCGAGCCATGAAATTCGAACAACAGCAACGGCTGCTCCGCCAGATTCGTTTTGCTGTATGCGTTGACTGCGCGCACAGCGCGCTCATCCATGAACTCTACTCGGGCAATGGGCACGCCGCTTTGCATGATCTCGGTCACCGCCTGTACCGCATGACGCAGCGTGGGGAACGAACACACCGCAGCGGTCACCGCTTCGGGTAGTGGATATACGCGCAGGGTGATTTCCACAATCACGCCCAGCGTACCTTCGCTGCCCACATATAAATGCGTCAGGTCGTACCCGGCAGATGACTTGCGCGCACGACTGCTGGTGCGAATGACCTCGCCGGTGGCCGTCACCACTTTGAGCGAGAGAACGTTATCACGCATGGTGCCATAACGGACCGCATTGGTACCGGAGGCCCGGGTGGCAGTCATGCCGCCGATGGACGCATGCGCACCCGGATCGATGGGGAAGAACAAACCGGTATGGCGGATCTCGTCATTGAGCTGGGTGCGAATCACCCCGGGCTGTACCGTCACGGTGAAATCTTCCGGCTGAATCGCCAGCACCTGGTTCATATCCCGAAAATCGATCGTGACCCCGCCTTCGATGGGCAGCACATGGCCTTCGATAGATGAGCCAATACCAAAGGGAATCAGCGGCACATTGTGCTCTGTACAGAGTTGGACGGCAGCAACCACATCATCCGTGTCCTTCGGGAAAAGCACCGCATCGGGCTGTACCGGCGGGTAGGCTGACTCATCACGGGCGTGATGGTCACGCACGGCATGCGTGGCCGTGAAGCGCTCGCCGAACCGGGCGGTAAATGCCGCCAGCGCGGCCTCGGACAGATGCCTGCGAGGCATGTCGGAAACGGGAGTGGCTGGACTGTATGCCATGAGCTTGCAACCTTATGAAATAACGATAAAAACAACAATAAACAGATGAGCCAGCAATATCAATCCAGAATACGTGCCGCATTCAGCACGCCTTGCGGATTAAGCGCGTCACGGATGCGGCGCATCACCTGCTGCTGAGTATCATCACGACTGTAATGAAGAAACGGTTTCTTCAGACGACCAATGCCATGCTCGGCAGAAATGCTGCCATTGAACCTGCCGGTAAGCGCGTAGACGGCCTCTTCCACCGGAACAATATCGGCTTCCTGCAGATGTCCGGTGGTCAGATGCAAATTGCCATCGCCCAGATGACCGAACAGCAGGTTACCGGCCTGAGGCCAGCGCTGGCTGAGCTCGGTCATGGCCTGTTCGATAAAGGTGCCCATATCCTTCAGGGGGATACCGATATCGAAGGCAACAAAGGGACGCAGCGACTCGAAGAGTTTGCCGATGCCATCCCGTATGGCCCACAGGTCTGCCGCCTGTTCCAGACTTTGCGGCACGATGGCGTCATGCACGGTGCCATCTTCCAGCACGGTTTCCAGAAAGGTATCGAAGCCGGCATGAAACGTAGGGGTGTCGGCGCCTTCGGTTTCAAGCAATACGGTAAGCGGCCATTGGCCATTAAAGGGAACGGCGCGGCCGGTCGCGCGGGCGGCCTGCGTCACATAGTCGGCCCACATCACTTCAAAGCTGGACAGCTCCGGCAGCGCACTGCGCGCCGCTTTCAGTAGGGGCGCAATCTGCGCGAATGAGGCCAGCCCCACCAGTGCCGAACGCCGTACTTGCGGGCGGGGGAACAGGCGCAATACCACCCGCGTGATAATGCCCAGCGTGCCCTCGGTACCGATGAAAAGCTGCTTTAAGTCCAGGCCGGTATTGTTCTTGAGCGTGCGATCCAGCATGGTCATGATCGTGCCATCCGGCAGTACGACTTCCAGACCCAGCACCAGTTGCCGGGTGGTGCCATAGCGCAGGACCCGATTGCCACCGGCATTGGTAGCCACGTTGCCACCGATCTGACAGGAGCCGCGCGCACCCAGGTCCAGCGGAAAATACCAGCCTTTTTCTTCTACGGCAGCGCACAAGGTGTCCAGTACGACACCGGCCTGCACCAGCGCGGTACCACCCGCCTCGTCAATCTCCTCGATCTGATTCAGCAACTCAAGCGACAGCACCACGTCGCCTGCATCGGGCGCGGCGCCGCCGGCCAGGCCACTGCGGCCACCGGCGATCGTGATTTTTTTGTTGTGGCTGGCGCAGAGCGAGACCAGTGCGGCTACCTGTTCGACCGTGGCAGGCCGCGCCACCAGTTGCGGAGCACCGGCCTGCAGACCGCTGGCATCGCTGCCATAACGCACAAGCGCGTCGGCATCGGTCAGCACGTTCAGCCCGGCTGGTAATTGGGAGAGAAAGGAATCAGACATGAAAAAGGGGGAAATCGTGAAAAAGGGACAGAAGATTTATTCTATACGATTGCCACCCGACAACCGGCGCAGGTCGCCGGTGAACGCTTATATCTCGGCCCAGCGGCGCACCAGGTTATGGTAAATGCCCGATAGCGCCAGCACGCTGCTGTGCTCGCCCAGTTCGGCTGCCAACTGCTGAATGGTGTTATCCATATCAAAAAGCAGGGCGCGCTGGGCATCGTCGCGCACCATGCTCTGTGTCCACAAAATGGCCGCCATGCGCTTGCCTCGCGTCACCGGCGTGACCCGGTGCAAGCTGGTCGAAGGGTACACCACCATATGGCCGGCCGGCAGCTTGACGCGCTGCTCGCCGTAGGTGTCCTGAATCACCAGTTCGCCGCCTTCGTATTCGTCGGGACCGCTAAGAAAAAGCGTGGACGAGACATCGGCACGAATCCGTTCTCCTGTCTGCGGGTCTACACGCAGTGCATTGTCTATATGAAATCCGTATTCCTGTTCACCTGCATAGGCATTGAACATGGGGCTGAGGATTTTCAGGGGCAGGTTGGCCGAGATGAAGCGTGTGTTCTGGCTGAGTATCTCCAGAATCGCATTACCCATGCTTGCAGCTAGCGGATCGGCATCGGACAGTTGTAGATTCTTCTTTTGAGTGGCAGCAAGATAACCTGCGGTACCCCGGCCATCCACCCACCGTCCTTGCTCCAGTTGCTCTCGCCACTGCATGACGGTATCTGCAGATAGCACATCGGGAATGGTCACTAACATAGGAAATAAGGAAAAAGCAGTCAATATTGCGAAAAATAGCGGCAGGCACAATGCAGTGCCTGCCAGCCTCTTACGGCTTACATTAGCTCATATGGGCTCATCAGAACTCATACTGACTCATCAGGACTCATATGAGGGTCGCCATGGCATCAGAACTTGTAGGATGCCGTCAGCATATACGAACGACCCGGACCTACGTTGGCAAAAAGACCCACGTGTGAAGCGTCATAGACCTCGTTGTTACCCAGATTATTGGCATTGAGCTGGAACGACAGGTTGCTGTTCACGTCGTAACGGACCATGGCATCATACCGCCAGTAGGAAGGCAGGTAGTAGTTATTGACATCATCCACGAACCGCTTGCCCATGTAGGTCACACCGCCGCCTACCGTTACCTGCTGCAGCACTTTGTACGTTGTCCAGACACTGGCGCTTTGCCGGGCGATGAACTTCATCTGATTACCATCGTAAACGTTTTTGCCGCTACGATAGTGCCTGATCTTCGGATCCAGCCATGACCATGAGGCCCAGATATCCCATTTGGGGGTAAGCGCACCGGCCACGCCCAGCTCAAGACCACGAACGCGATTGCTGCCACTCAGGGTCACATCGCCGGTCAGCGGATCG of the Advenella mimigardefordensis DPN7 genome contains:
- a CDS encoding sugar kinase; translated protein: MATFDVALFGEMMVLLVAAEPGPLEQVNTFHKMTAGAETNVGIALARLGANVSWASRLGDDTMGRYLKNVMQQEGIDCSRVQMVPRERTGFMLKGKVTEGDPPIEYYRSGSAASAMTADDMDVEWLSQARHLHVTGIFPALNAGTFALTVAAMQHMRRAGGTVSFDPNLRPALWGSADLMRTRLNELATLADWVLPGLEEGHILTGADTEEGIAAFYQGLGAQAVVVKLGARGAFAQVGDSSFLVPGYPVERVVDTVGAGDGFAAGLISGRLDGLDWQASVRRATIIGACAVQVAGDTEGYPDRVRLAELDEA
- a CDS encoding 2-dehydro-3-deoxy-6-phosphogalactonate aldolase encodes the protein MTPWTPELPLIAILRGIGPDDVLDHVQALHDAGFDAIEIPTNSPDWQVSVQRVSQTFGANLMTGAGTVLTSEHLAQLSAAGGRLMVTPNTNPALIAEAVSTYGFQVCAGFATASEAFAALQAGAQALKLFPSSVFGPDYVKALKAVLPATVPLYAVGGINPGNLASYLDAGCIGAGLGSDLYRPGQEVAVTRERATRFVQAWQAARQPAH
- a CDS encoding FAD-binding oxidoreductase yields the protein MSDSFLSQLPAGLNVLTDADALVRYGSDASGLQAGAPQLVARPATVEQVAALVSLCASHNKKITIAGGRSGLAGGAAPDAGDVVLSLELLNQIEEIDEAGGTALVQAGVVLDTLCAAVEEKGWYFPLDLGARGSCQIGGNVATNAGGNRVLRYGTTRQLVLGLEVVLPDGTIMTMLDRTLKNNTGLDLKQLFIGTEGTLGIITRVVLRLFPRPQVRRSALVGLASFAQIAPLLKAARSALPELSSFEVMWADYVTQAARATGRAVPFNGQWPLTVLLETEGADTPTFHAGFDTFLETVLEDGTVHDAIVPQSLEQAADLWAIRDGIGKLFESLRPFVAFDIGIPLKDMGTFIEQAMTELSQRWPQAGNLLFGHLGDGNLHLTTGHLQEADIVPVEEAVYALTGRFNGSISAEHGIGRLKKPFLHYSRDDTQQQVMRRIRDALNPQGVLNAARILD
- a CDS encoding type II toxin-antitoxin system RelE/ParE family toxin, coding for MAEAVRYTVRLTAHFERDLDRIEAFLWDTEAYTAFDALLNELSDTVIPNLERFPHMGRVFLARPAHSVEVSNGIENLNAQFNSIANEGDQLREYVLENYLLLYAKIDTVIYLLSIRHHRQLSFNLTSHWPS
- a CDS encoding type II toxin-antitoxin system Phd/YefM family antitoxin, coding for MGITSSDVISLSQARANLSELADQVKAGAEKIITKNGESYVAIIDAQRLDYYHQLERERIHLLLIDGASKGLEDVAAGNVKDAQPTLAAIKRRRAGAAG
- a CDS encoding Fe2+-dependent dioxygenase; translation: MLVTIPDVLSADTVMQWREQLEQGRWVDGRGTAGYLAATQKKNLQLSDADPLAASMGNAILEILSQNTRFISANLPLKILSPMFNAYAGEQEYGFHIDNALRVDPQTGERIRADVSSTLFLSGPDEYEGGELVIQDTYGEQRVKLPAGHMVVYPSTSLHRVTPVTRGKRMAAILWTQSMVRDDAQRALLFDMDNTIQQLAAELGEHSSVLALSGIYHNLVRRWAEI
- a CDS encoding 2-dehydro-3-deoxygalactonokinase; translated protein: MVSRYLAADWGSTNLRLWLVEDGIAVKKAASPFGITRMQNQSFPAVLQDLLQQMQIAQSDISRIYIAGMAGSNVGWQQANYLHCPVSLNALSTSLTLVDPGWPAQAGIIPGVCVPGPDGADVMRGEETQLLGALQDTPSALFILPGTHSKWARVHDQVIDSFTTVMTGELFDVLRHHSLLCRGLPAAAPDPESFDNGVLAGLAASDTMAELFSVRARHILGHLPAVRVEDYLSGLLIGSEVRDMRQRFDVSADTAVTLVGSGPLLPRYDRALHLAGIAFTTQDADMAILNGIRKIHDSLDT
- a CDS encoding FAD-binding oxidoreductase is translated as MAYSPATPVSDMPRRHLSEAALAAFTARFGERFTATHAVRDHHARDESAYPPVQPDAVLFPKDTDDVVAAVQLCTEHNVPLIPFGIGSSIEGHVLPIEGGVTIDFRDMNQVLAIQPEDFTVTVQPGVIRTQLNDEIRHTGLFFPIDPGAHASIGGMTATRASGTNAVRYGTMRDNVLSLKVVTATGEVIRTSSRARKSSAGYDLTHLYVGSEGTLGVIVEITLRVYPLPEAVTAAVCSFPTLRHAVQAVTEIMQSGVPIARVEFMDERAVRAVNAYSKTNLAEQPLLLFEFHGSPAGIAEQAVIVQELTAGQGGTAFQWAEKPEERTVLWTARHNYYFACLQQRPGGRAITTDVCVPISRLADCVTDTAADLQSLAFPWSIVGHVGDGNFHVVMMIDADNEQEWRQAEDINRRLVLRAIQMDGTCTGEHGVGIHKMGFLKAEHGEVALQLMRNIKHAYDPNNIFNPGKIVSWSATAS